A single window of Streptomyces griseoviridis DNA harbors:
- a CDS encoding chitosanase produces the protein MTNPSDGVPEPVRALAPSRRTLLALVGGATLAAVPLLRPSAADAATAAACIPLDDPAKKEIAMKLVSSAENSSLDWKAQYRYIEDIGDGRGYTAGIIGFCSGTGDMLDLVQLYADRKPGNVLAKYLPALRRVNGTDAHTGLDPNFPRDWRTAAQDPAFQQAQNDERDRVYFTPAVQQGKADQVGTLGQFAYYDAIVMHGDGGDATGFHNIRARALRSAKPPAQGGSEVTWLNAFLDARVWAMRQEEAHSDTSRVDTAQRVFLRNGNLCLNTPLDWAVYGDGFHIG, from the coding sequence GTGACGAATCCGTCCGACGGCGTGCCCGAGCCCGTCCGGGCCCTCGCCCCGTCCCGCCGCACCCTGCTCGCCCTGGTCGGCGGCGCCACCCTGGCCGCCGTTCCGCTGCTGCGGCCCTCCGCCGCGGACGCGGCGACGGCGGCGGCCTGCATCCCCCTCGACGACCCGGCGAAGAAGGAGATCGCCATGAAGCTGGTGTCGAGCGCGGAGAACTCCTCGCTCGACTGGAAGGCGCAGTACCGCTACATCGAGGACATCGGCGACGGCCGCGGCTACACGGCCGGCATCATCGGCTTCTGCTCGGGCACCGGCGACATGCTCGATCTGGTCCAGCTCTACGCCGACCGCAAGCCCGGCAACGTGCTGGCGAAGTACCTCCCGGCGCTGCGCCGGGTCAACGGCACCGACGCGCACACGGGGCTCGACCCGAACTTCCCGCGCGACTGGCGCACGGCGGCCCAGGACCCCGCCTTCCAGCAGGCGCAGAACGACGAGCGGGACCGGGTGTACTTCACGCCGGCCGTCCAGCAGGGCAAGGCGGACCAGGTCGGGACGCTGGGCCAGTTCGCGTACTACGACGCCATCGTCATGCACGGCGACGGCGGCGACGCGACCGGCTTCCACAACATCCGGGCGCGGGCCCTGCGGTCCGCGAAGCCGCCGGCCCAGGGCGGCTCGGAGGTGACCTGGCTGAACGCGTTCCTGGACGCCCGGGTCTGGGCGATGCGGCAGGAGGAGGCGCACAGCGACACCAGCCGGGTGGACACCGCCCAGCGGGTGTTCCTGCGGAACGGGAACCTGTGCCTGAACACGCCTCTCGACTGGGCGGTGTACGGAGACGGCTTCCACATCGGCTGA
- a CDS encoding alkaline phosphatase family protein — translation MAELTRRRLLGSAASTLSGAAALSLLPPSVQKAVAAGPPARGSLRDIEHVVMLMQENRSFDHYFGTLKGVRGFADPRALTLDDGRSVFYQPDTVNPKGYLLPFHLDTRTTSAQAIPSTSHAWSVQHEAWNGGKMDRWLPAHRKADGVNGPYVMGYYTREDIPFQFALAETFTVCDHYHCSVLGPTWPNRLMWMTGTIDPGGTEGGPIISNVAPTPYRWTTYAERLQEAKVSWKVYQQTDDYGCNLLEQFAAFKNAQPGSELYERGVRAQPEGTFEDDARNDRLPAVSWIMPTSYQSEHPDYLPAAGADFVASKIEAIASNPKVWRKTAFILNYDENDGLFDHVPPPTAPAGTADEYIQGLPIGGGFRVPAIIISPWTVGGWVATESFDHTSALQFLERFTGVAEPNISRWRRDTFGDLTSAFRFESTRPTAPALPDDTAEQLEKAKEEVATLPKPTLPGADQHFPTQERGRRPHV, via the coding sequence ATGGCCGAGCTGACACGCCGTAGACTTCTGGGTTCCGCCGCGAGCACGCTGAGCGGGGCCGCGGCGCTCTCCCTCCTGCCGCCGAGTGTCCAGAAGGCGGTCGCCGCCGGACCACCCGCACGCGGCTCGCTGCGCGACATCGAACACGTCGTCATGCTGATGCAGGAGAACCGGTCCTTCGACCACTACTTCGGCACGCTGAAGGGGGTCCGCGGCTTCGCCGACCCGCGCGCGCTCACCCTCGACGACGGGCGGTCCGTCTTCTACCAGCCCGACACCGTCAACCCGAAGGGCTATCTGCTGCCCTTCCACCTCGACACCCGCACCACCAGCGCCCAGGCCATCCCCTCCACCAGTCACGCCTGGTCGGTGCAGCACGAGGCATGGAACGGCGGCAAGATGGACCGGTGGCTGCCGGCCCACCGCAAGGCCGACGGCGTCAACGGCCCCTATGTGATGGGGTATTACACCCGCGAGGACATCCCGTTCCAGTTCGCGCTCGCCGAGACCTTCACCGTCTGCGACCACTACCACTGCTCGGTCCTCGGACCGACCTGGCCCAACCGCCTGATGTGGATGACCGGCACGATCGACCCCGGCGGCACCGAGGGCGGCCCGATCATCAGCAACGTCGCGCCGACGCCGTACCGTTGGACGACGTACGCCGAGCGGCTCCAGGAGGCCAAGGTCAGCTGGAAGGTGTACCAGCAGACCGACGACTACGGCTGCAACCTGCTGGAGCAGTTCGCCGCCTTCAAGAACGCGCAGCCGGGCTCCGAGCTGTACGAGCGGGGCGTGCGCGCCCAGCCCGAGGGCACCTTCGAGGACGACGCCCGCAACGACCGGCTGCCGGCGGTGTCCTGGATCATGCCGACCAGCTACCAGTCGGAGCACCCCGACTACCTCCCGGCCGCGGGCGCCGACTTCGTCGCGTCGAAGATCGAGGCCATCGCGTCCAACCCGAAGGTGTGGCGCAAGACGGCGTTCATCCTCAACTACGACGAGAACGACGGCCTGTTCGACCACGTACCCCCGCCGACCGCGCCCGCGGGCACCGCCGACGAGTACATCCAGGGACTGCCCATCGGCGGCGGCTTCCGAGTGCCCGCGATCATCATCTCGCCCTGGACCGTGGGCGGTTGGGTCGCCACGGAGAGCTTCGACCACACCTCGGCGCTCCAGTTCCTCGAGCGGTTCACCGGAGTCGCCGAGCCCAACATCAGCCGCTGGCGCCGCGACACGTTCGGCGACCTCACCAGCGCCTTCCGCTTCGAGTCGACCCGCCCGACCGCGCCCGCACTCCCCGACGACACGGCGGAGCAGCTCGAGAAGGCCAAGGAGGAGGTGGCCACCCTGCCGAAACCGACGCTCCCCGGCGCCGACCAGCACTTCCCGACCCAGGAGCGGGGCCGCCGCCCGCACGTGTGA
- a CDS encoding YkvA family protein yields MAAVVAGVLAALVLAVAVVLMVRLVRTRKELRRAGLPTGPRWVFWGAVLYFVLPTDLVPDPVYLDDIGVLLLALRTLRSTPDRRMVMNPPRDYGE; encoded by the coding sequence ATGGCGGCGGTGGTCGCCGGGGTCCTCGCCGCACTCGTTCTCGCGGTGGCGGTGGTGCTGATGGTGCGTCTGGTGCGGACGCGCAAGGAGCTGCGCCGCGCGGGGCTCCCCACCGGCCCACGTTGGGTTTTCTGGGGTGCGGTGCTCTATTTCGTTCTGCCGACCGACCTGGTGCCGGACCCCGTGTACCTGGACGACATCGGCGTCCTGCTCCTGGCGCTGCGCACCCTGCGCTCCACTCCCGACAGGCGAATGGTCATGAATCCTCCCCGTGACTACGGAGAGTAA
- a CDS encoding FAD-dependent oxidoreductase: MPRPLRVAIVGAGPAGIYAADALLKSDVATEPGVSIDIFERMPAPFGLIRYGVAPDHPRIKGIITALHQVLDKPQIRLFGNVDYPTDISLDDLRAFYDAVIFSTGATADRELSIPGIELDGSYGAADFVSWYDGHPDVPRTWPLEAEKVAVLGVGNVALDVARILAKTAEELLPTEIPPNVHEGLKANKALEVHVFGRRGPAQAKFSPLELRELDHSPTIEVIVDPEDIDYDAGSIETRRGNKQADMVAKTLENWAIRDVGERPHKLFLHFFESPTEILGEDGKVVGLRTERTALDGTGNVKGTGAFKEWDVTAVYRAVGYLSDKLPKLPWDLDSGTVPDEGGRVLQETGGHLSSTYVTGWIRRGPVGLIGHTKGDANETVSNLLEDFAAGRLQEPTAPAPEAVDAFLGERGVRYTTWDGWYRLDAAEKALGEPQGRERVKLVEREDMLRESGA; the protein is encoded by the coding sequence ATGCCCCGCCCCCTGCGGGTAGCCATCGTCGGAGCCGGCCCCGCCGGGATCTACGCCGCCGACGCGTTGCTCAAGTCCGACGTGGCCACCGAGCCCGGTGTGTCCATCGACATCTTCGAGCGCATGCCGGCCCCGTTCGGCCTGATCCGCTACGGCGTCGCCCCCGACCACCCCCGCATCAAGGGCATCATCACCGCCCTCCACCAGGTGCTCGACAAGCCGCAGATCCGCCTGTTCGGCAACGTCGACTACCCCACCGACATCAGCCTGGACGACCTGCGCGCGTTCTACGACGCGGTGATCTTCTCCACCGGCGCGACGGCCGACCGCGAGCTGTCGATCCCGGGCATCGAACTCGACGGCTCGTACGGCGCCGCCGACTTCGTCTCCTGGTACGACGGCCACCCGGACGTGCCGCGCACCTGGCCGCTGGAGGCCGAGAAGGTCGCCGTCCTCGGTGTCGGCAACGTGGCGCTCGACGTGGCGCGCATCCTCGCCAAGACCGCCGAGGAGCTGCTGCCGACGGAGATCCCGCCCAACGTCCACGAGGGCCTCAAGGCCAACAAGGCGCTGGAGGTGCACGTCTTCGGACGGCGCGGCCCCGCGCAGGCGAAGTTCTCCCCGCTCGAACTGCGGGAGCTCGACCACTCCCCCACCATCGAGGTCATCGTCGACCCCGAGGACATCGACTACGACGCGGGCTCGATCGAGACCAGGCGCGGCAACAAGCAGGCCGACATGGTCGCCAAGACCCTGGAGAACTGGGCGATCCGCGACGTCGGCGAGCGCCCGCACAAGCTGTTCCTGCACTTCTTCGAGTCGCCCACCGAGATCCTCGGCGAGGACGGCAAGGTCGTCGGCCTGCGCACCGAGCGCACCGCGCTCGACGGCACCGGCAACGTCAAGGGCACCGGCGCGTTCAAGGAGTGGGACGTCACCGCGGTGTACCGGGCGGTCGGCTACCTCTCCGACAAGCTCCCGAAGCTGCCCTGGGACCTCGACTCCGGCACCGTCCCCGACGAGGGCGGCCGGGTTCTCCAGGAGACCGGCGGCCACCTCAGTTCGACGTACGTCACCGGCTGGATCCGGCGCGGCCCCGTGGGCCTGATCGGCCACACCAAGGGCGACGCCAACGAGACGGTGTCCAACCTCCTCGAGGACTTCGCGGCCGGCCGGCTCCAGGAGCCGACGGCGCCCGCGCCCGAGGCCGTCGACGCGTTCCTCGGCGAGCGCGGCGTCCGCTACACCACGTGGGACGGCTGGTACCGGCTCGACGCGGCGGAGAAGGCGCTCGGCGAACCCCAGGGCCGCGAGCGGGTCAAGCTGGTCGAGCGCGAGGACATGCTCCGCGAGAGCGGCGCCTGA
- a CDS encoding SpoIIE family protein phosphatase, whose protein sequence is MVRLPGRSTGRATPPAKDARPRRAPGSAPAESDRRERPQDGAPGRLQNAARPVRTLRKRAASLRSSLSAGSLAGQVFLLQVFIVLLLVVAAVVALVLQVRHDSTDESRNRSLAVAESFANAPGTLDALRAPDPTAVLQPRAEAARKATGVDFIVVMNTDGIRYTHPERDRIGKKFVGDIAPALAGHASTEDVDGTIGRLVQAVVPVEAPGGKVVGLVSAGITTDNVGGAADRQLPLVLLAAAAALALATAGTALVSRRLLRQTHGLGPHEMTRMYEHHDAVLHAVREGVIIVSGEGTLLLANDEAQRLLDLPQDAEGRHARDLGLAPDTADLLASGRDATDEVHRVKDRLLAVNQRSTNVRGGPPGTVATVRDSTELRALSGRAEAARERLDMLYDAGVGIGTSLDVTRTAQELTDLAVPRFADFATVDLFDSVLAGGTPEAVTPLRRVAVSGVRGDAPLYPVTQQIMYVESAPQARSLRTGKAVLEAELPSAPGWKEQDLERSAQVVEYGIHSLITVPLRTGSLVLGVVSFWRSERPGPFDDDELALAEELVARAAVSIDNARRYTREHSMAVTLQRSLLPRRLPEQSALEIAYRYLPAQAGVGGDWFDVLPLSGARVALVVGDVVGHGLHAAATMGRLRTAVHNFTALDLPPEELLALLDELVSRIDQDEETEDGTAPVTGATCVYAVYDPVSRRCVIARAGHPPPAVVRPDGTVDFPEVPAGPPLGLGGLPFETAELELPEGSRLVLYTDGLVEDRERDIDEGLDLLRGSLERAGQSPEDTCRAVLDARVPARQTDDVALIVARTRALAADRVAQWEVPSDPASVGEVRASVARRLSEWGLDELAFTTELILSELVTNAIRYGAEPIGVRMLFDRTLICEVYDGSSTSPHLRYAAMTDEGGRGLFLVSQLAERWGTRYTPDGKVIWAEQQLP, encoded by the coding sequence ATGGTCCGACTTCCGGGTCGCTCCACGGGTCGGGCGACACCACCCGCCAAGGACGCACGCCCCCGGCGTGCGCCGGGGAGCGCGCCTGCCGAAAGCGACCGGCGCGAGCGTCCCCAGGACGGCGCGCCCGGCCGCCTCCAGAACGCCGCACGGCCCGTCAGGACGCTGCGGAAACGTGCCGCCTCGCTGCGCTCCTCACTGAGCGCGGGGAGCCTCGCCGGACAGGTCTTCCTGCTCCAGGTCTTCATCGTGCTGCTGCTGGTGGTCGCCGCGGTCGTCGCACTGGTGCTCCAGGTCCGCCACGACAGCACCGACGAGTCCCGCAACCGCTCACTGGCCGTCGCCGAGTCCTTCGCCAACGCCCCCGGCACCCTCGACGCGCTGCGCGCCCCCGACCCGACGGCGGTCCTCCAGCCCCGCGCCGAGGCCGCCCGCAAGGCGACCGGCGTGGACTTCATCGTCGTCATGAACACCGACGGCATCCGCTACACCCACCCCGAACGGGACCGTATCGGCAAGAAGTTCGTCGGGGACATCGCGCCCGCGCTGGCGGGACACGCCTCCACCGAGGACGTCGACGGCACCATCGGGCGGCTCGTCCAGGCGGTCGTCCCGGTCGAGGCGCCGGGCGGCAAGGTCGTCGGCCTGGTGTCGGCCGGCATCACCACCGACAACGTGGGCGGCGCCGCCGACCGCCAGCTCCCGCTCGTCCTGCTGGCCGCGGCCGCCGCGCTGGCCCTCGCCACCGCGGGCACCGCGCTGGTCAGCCGACGGCTGCTGCGCCAGACCCACGGCCTCGGACCGCACGAGATGACGCGGATGTACGAACACCACGACGCGGTGCTGCACGCCGTCCGGGAGGGCGTGATCATCGTCAGCGGCGAGGGCACCCTGCTGCTCGCCAACGACGAGGCGCAGCGGCTGCTCGACCTGCCGCAGGACGCGGAGGGCCGGCACGCGCGCGATCTGGGTCTCGCCCCCGACACCGCCGACCTGTTGGCGTCCGGGCGGGACGCGACCGACGAGGTGCACCGGGTCAAGGACCGTCTCCTCGCGGTCAATCAGCGTTCCACGAACGTCAGGGGCGGCCCGCCGGGTACCGTCGCCACGGTCCGCGACTCGACGGAGCTGCGCGCGCTGTCCGGCCGGGCCGAGGCGGCCCGCGAGCGCCTCGACATGCTGTACGACGCCGGGGTCGGCATCGGCACCAGTCTCGATGTGACGCGCACCGCGCAGGAGTTGACGGACCTGGCGGTGCCCAGGTTCGCCGACTTCGCCACCGTCGACCTCTTCGACTCGGTGCTCGCGGGCGGCACCCCCGAGGCGGTGACACCGCTGCGCCGGGTCGCGGTCAGCGGCGTCCGCGGGGACGCGCCGCTGTACCCGGTGACCCAGCAGATCATGTACGTCGAGTCGGCGCCGCAGGCCCGCAGTCTGCGCACCGGCAAGGCCGTGCTCGAAGCCGAACTGCCGTCCGCGCCCGGCTGGAAGGAGCAGGACCTCGAACGCAGCGCCCAGGTGGTGGAGTACGGCATCCACTCGCTGATCACGGTGCCGCTGCGCACCGGGTCGCTGGTGCTCGGCGTGGTCAGCTTCTGGCGCTCCGAGCGGCCCGGCCCCTTCGACGACGACGAACTGGCCCTCGCCGAGGAGCTGGTGGCGCGGGCCGCGGTCTCCATCGACAACGCCCGCAGGTACACCCGCGAGCACAGCATGGCCGTCACGCTCCAGCGCAGTCTGCTGCCGCGGCGGCTGCCCGAGCAGTCGGCGCTGGAGATCGCCTACCGCTATCTGCCCGCACAGGCCGGGGTGGGCGGCGATTGGTTCGACGTGCTGCCGCTGTCCGGTGCCCGGGTGGCACTGGTGGTCGGGGACGTCGTCGGGCACGGGCTGCACGCGGCGGCCACCATGGGGCGGCTGCGCACGGCGGTGCACAACTTCACCGCGCTCGATCTGCCGCCCGAGGAACTCCTCGCGCTGCTCGACGAGTTGGTCAGCCGGATCGACCAGGACGAGGAGACGGAGGACGGCACCGCGCCGGTCACCGGCGCGACCTGCGTCTACGCGGTCTACGACCCGGTGTCCCGGCGGTGCGTCATCGCGCGGGCCGGGCATCCGCCGCCCGCCGTGGTGCGGCCCGACGGCACCGTCGACTTCCCCGAGGTGCCGGCCGGTCCGCCGCTCGGCCTCGGCGGGCTGCCGTTCGAGACGGCCGAGCTCGAACTGCCCGAGGGCAGCCGCCTGGTGCTGTACACGGACGGGCTCGTCGAGGACCGCGAGCGGGACATCGACGAGGGTCTCGACCTGCTGCGCGGGTCGCTCGAACGGGCCGGGCAGTCGCCCGAGGACACCTGCCGGGCGGTGCTCGACGCGCGCGTTCCGGCCAGGCAGACCGACGACGTCGCGCTGATCGTCGCCCGCACCCGGGCGCTCGCCGCCGACCGGGTGGCGCAGTGGGAGGTGCCGTCCGACCCGGCGTCCGTCGGCGAGGTCCGCGCCTCCGTCGCCCGCCGGCTCTCCGAATGGGGCCTGGACGAGCTGGCGTTCACCACGGAGCTGATCCTCAGCGAACTGGTCACCAACGCCATCCGCTACGGCGCGGAGCCGATCGGGGTGCGGATGCTGTTCGACCGCACGCTGATCTGCGAGGTGTACGACGGCAGCAGCACCTCGCCGCATCTGCGGTACGCGGCGATGACGGACGAGGGCGGCCGCGGCCTCTTCCTGGTCTCACAGCTGGCCGAACGCTGGGGCACCCGGTACACACCGGACGGCAAGGTCATCTGGGCGGAGCAGCAACTGCCCTGA
- the tgmA gene encoding putative ATP-grasp-modified RiPP → MQPFALNYARPAVELETTVPYVYDTGLQLNVLFDGRVAARDLALLREVGTTTSTAGSKTHFDD, encoded by the coding sequence ATGCAACCGTTCGCGCTCAACTACGCACGTCCGGCGGTGGAGTTGGAGACCACCGTGCCGTATGTCTACGACACCGGGCTGCAGTTGAACGTTCTCTTCGACGGCCGGGTCGCCGCACGGGACCTCGCCCTGCTGAGGGAGGTGGGGACGACGACGTCCACCGCGGGCTCCAAGACACACTTCGACGACTGA
- a CDS encoding SpoIIE family protein phosphatase, giving the protein MTGSAPGAGRPPARLTALLIDASTEAVRVSGGQVGGVYLRSGAAGLLRLAVLAGLPGPLFKPWWRLHVDRPFPVADAYRLGAEVVLANATEAMRRYPQFAAGLPFPFGSLYVPVVGGTTTFGVLTVLRPSAADATAVLAERERVADIAGRLGARLLRLAAPGAAGGDAAGDTGEAAGEAAAGDASEAAGEAAAGDAGAAVVTWDDEPVCVPPPVARRAQGRAGGFTWDPVGDTVTADAGLPALLGAPAGRISGSSAALADAVTPGDAPRTLAALRETAAGRPPPLPLYARSGDGTLRLLELWNDGAGGPSPEPRRVHGLVVEPGTGAAADAAADLLPEGVLCLDRLGLVRYANPRAGQLLRRAPAELLGRPLWEAVPWLGGPVGEDHLRAALLSPGPIRFHAGLPGEPGAHASALDGSGADGTWLDVAIHPGPSTLTCTFRPAHRVPEPAPEPDEEGADVPDAPSVAPLYRPIALAIALSEAVTARQVSAVVMRELLPAFGGRRLAIYLLQDRRLYLAWENGFPAGFLDPFEGVGLDAELPGVHTLTSGRPLFFDSMERLTAAYPGIALDATRGSRAFLPLIASGRPVGSCILGFDLPRRFSSQERAALTALAGLIAHALEKAQRYESEAALARGLQQALLPRRLSSHPRVETTGRYLPGTQGMEVGGDWYDVVESGDGLALVIGDVQGHGVQAAATMGQLRTAVRAFALGDRPPDEVLSGTNHLLIDLDPGLFASCCCLRLDPVSGAVRAARAGHLPPLLRRPDGRTEVLDLPGGVVLGVDPRARYPVTELRLDAGAVLALYTDGLVERPGVDIDVGVEWLRAALAEAAVASERPSLPALADRLTATARHTTDRPDDIALLLASRVGEGLDLPRFRAAPRPHSP; this is encoded by the coding sequence ATGACGGGGAGCGCTCCGGGCGCGGGCCGGCCGCCGGCCCGGCTGACCGCGCTGCTGATCGACGCGTCGACGGAGGCGGTCCGCGTGTCGGGCGGGCAGGTCGGCGGCGTCTATCTGCGGTCGGGCGCGGCCGGGCTGCTGCGGCTCGCGGTGCTCGCCGGGCTGCCTGGGCCGCTGTTCAAGCCCTGGTGGCGGCTGCACGTGGACCGGCCTTTCCCAGTGGCCGACGCCTACCGTCTCGGCGCCGAGGTGGTGCTCGCGAACGCCACCGAGGCGATGCGCCGCTACCCGCAGTTCGCGGCCGGGCTGCCGTTCCCGTTCGGGTCGCTGTACGTGCCGGTGGTGGGCGGTACGACGACGTTCGGCGTGCTGACCGTGCTGCGCCCGTCCGCCGCCGACGCCACCGCGGTGCTCGCGGAGCGCGAGCGGGTGGCGGACATCGCCGGACGGCTCGGCGCCCGGCTGCTGCGGCTCGCCGCCCCGGGGGCCGCCGGCGGGGACGCGGCAGGTGACACCGGTGAGGCCGCCGGTGAAGCCGCAGCAGGTGACGCCAGTGAGGCCGCCGGTGAAGCCGCAGCAGGGGACGCCGGTGCGGCCGTCGTCACCTGGGACGACGAGCCGGTGTGCGTGCCGCCGCCGGTCGCGCGCCGGGCGCAGGGGCGGGCCGGCGGGTTCACCTGGGACCCGGTGGGGGACACCGTGACCGCCGACGCCGGGCTGCCCGCGCTCCTGGGCGCCCCGGCCGGCCGGATCAGCGGCTCGTCGGCGGCGCTCGCGGACGCCGTCACGCCGGGTGACGCGCCCCGCACGCTGGCCGCCCTGCGCGAGACGGCGGCGGGCCGGCCGCCGCCCCTGCCGCTCTACGCGCGCTCCGGTGACGGCACGCTGCGGCTCCTCGAACTGTGGAACGACGGCGCGGGCGGGCCGTCCCCCGAGCCCCGTCGGGTCCATGGGCTGGTCGTGGAGCCGGGTACCGGCGCGGCGGCGGACGCGGCGGCCGATCTGCTGCCCGAGGGTGTCCTGTGCCTGGACCGGCTCGGCCTGGTCAGGTACGCCAACCCGCGCGCCGGACAGCTGCTGCGCCGCGCGCCGGCCGAGCTGCTGGGGCGTCCGCTGTGGGAGGCGGTGCCCTGGCTGGGCGGGCCGGTCGGCGAGGACCACCTGCGGGCCGCGCTGCTCTCCCCCGGCCCGATCCGCTTCCACGCGGGACTGCCGGGCGAACCCGGCGCGCACGCGAGCGCACTCGACGGCTCCGGGGCGGACGGGACCTGGCTCGACGTGGCGATCCATCCCGGCCCGTCCACGCTGACCTGCACGTTCCGGCCCGCGCACCGGGTGCCCGAGCCCGCGCCCGAGCCCGACGAGGAGGGCGCCGACGTCCCCGACGCGCCGTCGGTGGCGCCGCTGTACCGGCCGATCGCGCTGGCCATCGCGCTCTCCGAGGCGGTGACCGCGCGGCAGGTGTCGGCGGTGGTCATGCGGGAGCTGCTGCCCGCGTTCGGCGGCCGCCGGCTGGCGATCTACCTGCTCCAGGACCGGCGCCTCTACCTGGCCTGGGAGAACGGCTTCCCCGCCGGGTTCCTCGATCCGTTCGAGGGGGTGGGCCTCGACGCGGAGCTGCCGGGCGTGCACACCCTGACGTCCGGGCGTCCGCTGTTCTTCGACTCGATGGAGCGGCTGACGGCCGCCTATCCGGGCATCGCGCTGGACGCGACCCGGGGTTCACGCGCCTTCCTGCCGCTGATCGCCTCCGGGCGCCCGGTCGGCTCCTGCATCCTGGGCTTCGACCTGCCCCGGCGCTTCAGCTCCCAGGAGCGCGCGGCGCTCACGGCGCTCGCGGGACTGATCGCGCACGCCCTGGAGAAGGCTCAGCGCTACGAGAGCGAGGCCGCGCTCGCCCGCGGCCTGCAACAGGCGCTGCTGCCCCGGCGGCTCTCCTCGCACCCCCGGGTCGAGACCACCGGACGGTATCTGCCGGGCACCCAGGGCATGGAGGTGGGCGGCGACTGGTACGACGTCGTCGAGTCGGGCGACGGCCTCGCGCTGGTCATCGGGGACGTCCAGGGGCACGGGGTGCAGGCAGCCGCCACCATGGGCCAACTCCGGACCGCGGTAAGGGCGTTCGCGCTTGGCGACCGGCCGCCCGACGAGGTGCTCAGCGGCACCAACCATCTGCTGATCGACCTCGACCCCGGCCTCTTCGCGAGCTGCTGCTGTCTGCGCCTCGACCCGGTCTCGGGCGCCGTGCGCGCCGCGCGGGCAGGACATCTGCCGCCGCTGCTGCGCCGCCCCGACGGGCGCACCGAGGTCCTCGACCTGCCCGGCGGGGTGGTGCTCGGGGTCGATCCGCGGGCCCGGTACCCGGTCACCGAGCTGCGTCTCGACGCCGGTGCGGTGCTGGCCCTGTACACCGACGGCCTGGTGGAGCGGCCGGGCGTGGACATCGACGTCGGCGTCGAGTGGCTGCGGGCGGCCCTCGCGGAGGCGGCCGTGGCGAGCGAGCGGCCCTCGCTTCCCGCGCTCGCCGACCGGCTCACGGCGACGGCCCGTCACACCACCGACCGCCCGGACGACATCGCGCTGCTGCTCGCCTCCCGGGTGGGCGAGGGGCTCGATCTCCCGCGCTTCCGAGCGGCCCCGCGCCCTCACTCTCCGTGA